A portion of the Leptospira wolbachii serovar Codice str. CDC genome contains these proteins:
- a CDS encoding ABC transporter ATP-binding protein, which translates to MSNEKKESVSKSAIQIQHVNKTFYQGEVAFPVLNDVSFEIEEKKLVTLMGPSGSGKSTLLNILSAIESANSGQITVFGNKLFGANEKELTIYRRKTIGIVFQFFHLFPYLSAIDNVSLPLYLSGISKSVAEAKAKEALSLVGLSHRKDFTPKEMSGGEKQRVSIARAIVHQPKLILADEPTGNLDSGSSEMIMKLFNRCVKELGISVFLVTHNEQIGESGDINLRMLDGKIQNK; encoded by the coding sequence GTGAGCAATGAAAAAAAAGAATCAGTCTCAAAATCTGCCATCCAAATCCAACATGTAAACAAAACCTTTTACCAAGGTGAGGTAGCCTTCCCTGTTTTGAATGACGTTTCATTTGAAATTGAAGAGAAGAAACTAGTTACCTTAATGGGACCCTCAGGCAGTGGAAAGTCAACACTACTGAACATTCTCTCTGCGATTGAATCAGCAAATTCAGGACAAATCACTGTATTTGGAAACAAACTCTTTGGTGCGAATGAAAAAGAACTTACCATTTATAGACGAAAAACAATTGGGATCGTCTTTCAGTTTTTTCATTTATTTCCCTATCTTTCAGCGATAGACAATGTTTCTTTACCATTATATCTTTCCGGTATCTCAAAATCCGTTGCCGAAGCCAAAGCAAAGGAAGCCCTTTCACTTGTTGGCCTAAGTCACAGAAAAGATTTCACTCCCAAAGAAATGTCTGGCGGTGAAAAACAAAGGGTGTCAATTGCAAGAGCCATCGTCCACCAACCAAAACTAATCCTTGCGGATGAACCTACCGGAAACCTAGACTCTGGGTCTTCTGAAATGATTATGAAACTATTCAATAGATGTGTCAAAGAATTGGGTATATCAGTATTTCTAGTTACCCATAATGAACAAATTGGAGAATCAGGTGATATTAACTTGCGAATGTTAGATGGCAAAATTCAAAACAAATGA